The sequence GTTAAAAAAACCTGTTCCTTCCCATCTAGCGCCATATACACCGCCCTCCTCAACACATCCATTGCAGCCACGGAATAATACCCCAATCCCTCTCCATGAATACTGGTCACCGGCGCAATACACCCCTGCAACTCCTTCATCGCATTATTCGCCGGATGAATCAGGATAAGACTCCTACCTTGCACACCCAACACCTCAAGGTGCCATTTCTTCCGCTCACTAAATCGCTTCTTTAGTGCATACCTCCCTTCCGGAATACACGAACACCCCACATGGTTCTCCTTCCACGGCAACTCAATAGTATAACAAAGCCGATGCCCTTCCATGTACAAAGCGCCATTTGTACCCGTATCAAAATACTCCCGCATCAATAATAATTCCATAACCCTGAATATTAAGCCGTACCAGACACCGCAACAATAGACAAGGCATTAAATGCCCCATTAAACAGGCTATACAACCCATTATTAACCCGCTGGAAAAACTCAATACCCAAAGCCAGGAAAAGTGGCCTGGTACTATCAGCAGTAACCACTGCAGACAAAACAATTGGCGCCGTCGCAACCCTGTCCAATGGCAGTTCACCACTATCCAGGATATTATTCACGAAAGTCTCCCCTTCAAAATCAATCTCTGCACCACCCACAAAGATCTTATAATGGGTAGCACCTTCAGGTGCAGCAATCATATTATTGGGAATAAACGCAGGCACATTTATAGTTGCAGTGCCTGCAGCCCGGTCAATGGTTGCCACATATGGCGCATAAAAAGTACTCCCCAGCGATGACGCTGCATTGAACTCAAATCCCCGCAGTAACTCCACCTCTCCATCAATCACATTCCGCTTTCCACGTACACTGACCTGGTCTGCCTGAATCACCTTTAAAAAAGCACTGGTTAACCTCCCTGATACATAACTGTCACTGGCATTCTGTACCAAAGCTCTTAATGAAGTTCTCAGGAGTTTATTTGCCTTCCCGGCCCTGCCAAACTCCTCGCCGTTCTCCCTGGTCCGCTCAAACGCCGGATCCTTTGCTATACGGCTGCCATCAACACCTCCTTTTTCTCTCGCCAGATTCCCGGCTTTTGTCTTATAAAAAGAGATATTCCCGATAGTACCCTTAAAAGGCACAATTCCTCCTACTCTTGCCATTTTAATATCATTTAATTCACTTTAAATAAGGACAATTTCATCGCCATGTCCGTTCGGCTCATTCTGCGCAAAATGTATTATATTTGGTTACCAACACCAAGCTACGCCGGCATTTCAACCTAAAAAAATGTACCTTCCGAATATGCCGATTACGCAGAAAATCATACCAAACCGCATCGTAATATTTGCCAAAGATGTCATGAATATCACCGGCAGAAAGGAACGTGCTGCGCGGGATTTGATACAAAAAATAAGAGAGAAAAATGGAAAAGGGCCAAAGCAATTTGTGACCGTAAGCGAGTTTTGTGAATATACTGGTCTGCCAGAAGAAAATGTGAAACCATTTCTGCTCTGATAATAGAAATAAAATAAACGCCCCCATATTTCAAATCAGGAGCTGCCACATATAAAGGCACATCTACCAAAGGTTTCCAACTGCACCTCCTTATGAACATTCAACCCTTCCATCTACACCTCTTCCAACTGTGAGTGAAATCCCACTGTTGAAAGAAATGCAGATGAAAAAGAAGTCCACAACAAAAACACCGTTGTGAATGTAATAACAGTTTAAATTTTCCAATAGCTGGAAAATTTAAACATGCATTCCTACTGATTACCTAAAAAATATTATCTGAAAAAATAACTGACATGAGCAAGCGCTGCAAACTTAGTCCCTGCTGTAAATGCAACACCATCAACAGGCTGTTCACCCTTCAAACGTGTGACTGTCTCAAATTGTGTCTCCTTCCATTTCACATTAAACACATTGTTGATCGTTAAGCCTACCTCAAACTTCGCCCTTGTGTAATTCAAAACTAAATCATTCACAAAATACCCCTTTGCTGTCAGACTATAATCCTCATTCGCAGCCCTGTCTCCTAAATAACGATATCGAAAACTGCCATTGATTCCATTCTTTAATAACCATGTTACCCCTCCCGTACTACTCCATACCGGTGCAAGCGGAATATAGTTTTCCCCCTTAGGGTCATCGATAGAACGCCCATGTGCATAGTTTACATCCGCATCTACATAAAGCGCAGCAACCGGCTGAAAACGTCCTGAAAAGTCGAAACCCACACGACGGGTACGACCACTGAATTCAACAGTTCCACCATCACCTGCATATACATATTCTTTTTGCAAATAGCTATACCATACCGCTGCATTAAATAATAAACTTTTTGATAACTTGAACACTGTTCCCAGATCTGCACCATATGCAGCAGGCAAGGTCTGCCCCCCTTTTTCCACTACCACTACCCGGGCATCGTTGGAATGAAACCCTTTCCCCAACAACAAATAAAACTGCGTTTTATCTGTTGCCTGGTAATAAAGGTTCACCTTCGGACTAACAACATTATTATTAGCTGTATAAATCCCCTCACCACTTAATGTAGCATCATCCGCCAGTTTGTTATTGTACTTATAGAAGAATTGATCAAACCTTAGCCCTAAATTTAATGAAAGCCGGTTATTAAACTGTAGGGTTTCATTCACATATCCACCTGCACTGAATTCAGTAATATCGCCCAGTTTAAAACGTTCAATCAATGTATAGCGGTTGATAGTATGAGATAGCTCTGAATTATCTGTAGCATCAAAACGCGCATTGATACCAGCGTCAGTGGTTAACTTTGTATTCCCTATATACCCTTCATGCAGGTAACTGCCATTATATCCAAATAAATTACGCGCTTCTTTTTGCCTGATCTCATCTCCATTTACAGTATCTTCTAAAAAGAAAGTAAAATTCGTAAACAGATCAAACTTGTACCTGGAATAATAAACCTGGTTTTTTATGATATCATGGTTAGGAAGAGTAGTGACTAACTGTACATTCAAATTTGTCCGGGAAGTAATCCCCCCCTCATTCGGATCCAACTGTCCATAAAACCCTACTTTCCCTTCATCAACAGCACTTTCAGGTATCTGGCCGGATGCATCCCATTTGCTATAAAGCGTAGATGCTGTCAATGTTAACCAGTTATGCTCATTGAGTTGACCATGATATTTAGTAAAGAAATTGAAACGCTTGAAATGCTGGGAATGATCGAAGTAACTATCACTATAGCGATATTCTGAAGCAGCATACCAGGATTGATTCTTCGCTTTGGCTTTATCTCCCAGCAGGTTTATCATCGCGAGTGCCCGGTAAGTATTATATTGACCACCTTCCAGTTTTACAGTGTTGGAACTGATCGCATCTGCTGTATTAAAGTTGACAAAACCAGTTACAGCAAGATCTCCCTTTTCTGCATTATACATTCCCTTCTGGTAAGTAGTACTTTCAATCGTTTCGGGAATAATGAAATGACTATCTGCATAGCCCTGCACACACACACACACACACACACACACACACACACACACACACACACACACACACACACACACACACACACACACACACACACACACACACACACACACCCATGTGCATGCGAAACCATATTAATAGGTATTCCATCTACACTCATACTGATATCTGTACCATGATCATTATCAAAACCTCGCAGGAAGATCTGTTCTGCCTTGCCCCCACCCTGATGCTGGCCTATAAACAAACCAGGCACAATCCGTAACACTTCCTGTGAATTTGATACACCTCTTAACTTAATATCCATTTCACTCAAAGCCTTATATGGATTGCCGGTATTCGCAGTGATGATCACATCTGTTAATTGAGTTTGCTGGGTGGCGATAGGAATAATCTGACCATTTCTAAAGTTACTTAACTGGTAAGATTGTTGCTTATAGCCAATTGCCGATACTATAATCACCCTCGCCTCAACAGGGATATTTTTATAAAAGAACCGTCCATTTTCATCCGTTATGTCCGTATGGTTGCCGGGAGTCAAACGTACAGTCACCCCGCTGGCAGGAACATGTGTTGCACTGTCAATGACTATACCGGAAAGGGTTTGTTGTTGTGCAGAAATAGAATGATTGATCACGATGGTCATCGTGATAACAAGCAATAATTTTAATAAATTCATCTCAATATTTATAGTACATACAAAGACAGATCAAGCCAATGGCTTAATCAAATTAAAAACAATCAGGTATATGCCTATAATCGTGGTGGAGGGTAGTCAATATCCTGCCTGGATGCTAAATTAGCACATCTGAACAGGGAATATGCCGGATTCAATATTTGCTCAGCAGGGAAATGGAGTTGTATATTTACGGCTGGCGTATGAGAAATATCTTCCAGGCCACTTTTTTGATTATTAGTAGCATCTTCTTTGCCGGCAAGCTTTTCAGCCTTTACAATTTCAAGGCCAACGTGATCTTTGCCATATGCATGATGCGCTGTTTCCAGGTGCTCCTTTTCCCGGAAAGTATGGGCGATGATGTCTGAAACCAGTGGTATAAGCGGTGAAAAGATGAAGAAAACGTAAGCAAATAACACCACGTAAGACAGATCCTGCATCAGCTTCTTTTTCAGCGACATACCTGTATCTCCGGATGAATTATCCAGGGATTCATTCAGGTCGCGTACAAAAAGGAACCAGTATAGCTTTTTAATCAAGATCTTTGTTAATTATCGCTAAAATATCATTATTTAACCAGGAAAACGCACTAATTTCGACATGCAAGTTAATAATATAGCCTAAATCATGCTATCTCAAAGTAAATTTATTATTGTATTCGCTCATATACAACCAGGAGAGCTGACCCGGCTGCTAAAATCAAATGTGATATCCGCTTATCTGCTACAAGGATATCAGCATATTTTGCCATACGGCTACGACCACATTGCATTTATTTTAGGACTATTTTTACTAAGCCCCCGTTTAAAGGCCATATTATGGCAGGCCACGGCATTCACTATCGCCCATTCTATTACACTTGGACTCGCCATATATCATATTATTACCCCCTCGCCGGCACTTGTAGAGCCATTAATAGCACTGTCCATTCTTTACGTTGCCGTCGAAAATATTCTTTCCCCTAAGTTGAGGCTTTCGAGAATAGGAATTGTATTCCTCTTCGGATTAATTCATGGACTTGGATTTGCAGGCTCGCTGTCGCAATTGGGATTGTCTCATGAGCATTATTTCTCCTGCCTGATTATGTTTAACCTGGGAGTTGAACTTGGACAAATTACAGTGATACTTACCTGCTATTTTTTACTGGCCAGGTGGTTTGCGGATAAACCTTATTATCGAAAATATATAGCAATACCGCTATCAGCCTTGATTGGCGTGATAGCTTGTATCTGGCTGGTACAAAGGATATAACCTGCATCTGAACACTGTATAAATAATTTATTCAATACTGCTCCCCCTCATTTGGAAAGTCAGAATATAACAGCATCTTACATACACCTATTGAAAGTTCACATTCCCTTACCCGTTGGAAAGCTTTTTGAATTTTTTCTATAGCCAATCGCCTTTAATAACCATCACTACGAATGATCAATTGAAGGATTACATGCAGAAAGGAATTTTCCACACCGTAAAAAATTTATACCATTTCATAATTATATTTATAATCTGAACATACATCTATGAACTGGTTTAAAAACCTGGCTGGCAGAATCTATGCATTATATGTGCTGATGATCTTCACCATATTCATGCTCATTTTCCTGCTCCCAATGTGGTTGTTATCATTCTACTCTCTAAGAACCCGCGTTCGAAGATTTGTCAAATCCGGACGCCTCTGGTGCCGTATAATGATGCCGCTGATCGGTTGTCCCGTCCGTACCAAAGGCCGCGAAAATTTCGCCCCCGGACAAGCCTATATCATCGTTTGTAACCACAACTCCTTCATGGATATCCCTGCCACCTACGCCGGCATCCCAGGTATCCACAAAAGCCTCGCAAAAAAGGAAATGGTAAAAGCTCCCATCTTTGGCATTATGTACAAGATCGGCAGCGTGCTGGTAGATCGGAAAGACCCCGCCAGCCGTAAACATAGCTTCGTGGAAATGAAAGAGGTACTGGGAAATGGCATGCATATGCTACTCTATCCGGAAGGCACCAGGAACAAAACTGATCAACCCCTGAAGGAGTTTTATGACGGGGCCTTTTCACTCGCTATTGACACCAAAAAGCCCATTTTACCAACCATCATAAAAGGCACAAAAGAAATTATGCCCCCTGGAAAAACGTTCTTTGCCTGGCCACATGCTGTTACAATGGAGTTCCTGCCACCCGTCTCCACTATTGGGTACACCATGCAGGATATAGAAGAACTAAAGGCAAAAGTATTCCAAATCATGTGGGAACATTATCAAAAACCATAAAAAAAAGGGAAGCCCCTACCGGAACCTCCCTTTTTACAATATCCTACACTTCGCTATAGATCATAGAACGTCCTCGACCTGTTAATCCTCAAATCTCTCAATATTCCCGCCTTCGGACTGATCGTAATACTAAACTGACGATAACTACCAATCGGAATCAAATTAATCGACATCTGCCAACAGTGCAGATCCCTCGATATATACATATTTGTATACCCCAATGCATGATTAATAAAGTCATAACCACTATTCACCCCCACCTTCCA is a genomic window of Chitinophaga sp. LS1 containing:
- a CDS encoding DUF5675 family protein, producing MELLLMREYFDTGTNGALYMEGHRLCYTIELPWKENHVGCSCIPEGRYALKKRFSERKKWHLEVLGVQGRSLILIHPANNAMKELQGCIAPVTSIHGEGLGYYSVAAMDVLRRAVYMALDGKEQVFLTIKKKQQ
- a CDS encoding TonB-dependent receptor; this encodes MYNAEKGDLAVTGFVNFNTADAISSNTVKLEGGQYNTYRALAMINLLGDKAKAKNQSWYAASEYRYSDSYFDHSQHFKRFNFFTKYHGQLNEHNWLTLTASTLYSKWDASGQIPESAVDEGKVGFYGQLDPNEGGITSRTNLNVQLVTTLPNHDIIKNQVYYSRYKFDLFTNFTFFLEDTVNGDEIRQKEARNLFGYNGSYLHEGYIGNTKLTTDAGINARFDATDNSELSHTINRYTLIERFKLGDITEFSAGGYVNETLQFNNRLSLNLGLRFDQFFYKYNNKLADDATLSGEGIYTANNNVVSPKVNLYYQATDKTQFYLLLGKGFHSNDARVVVVEKGGQTLPAAYGADLGTVFKLSKSLLFNAAVWYSYLQKEYVYAGDGGTVEFSGRTRRVGFDFSGRFQPVAALYVDADVNYAHGRSIDDPKGENYIPLAPVWSSTGGVTWLLKNGINGSFRYRYLGDRAANEDYSLTAKGYFVNDLVLNYTRAKFEVGLTINNVFNVKWKETQFETVTRLKGEQPVDGVAFTAGTKFAALAHVSYFFR
- a CDS encoding TonB-dependent receptor plug domain-containing protein, whose translation is MNLLKLLLVITMTIVINHSISAQQQTLSGIVIDSATHVPASGVTVRLTPGNHTDITDENGRFFYKNIPVEARVIIVSAIGYKQQSYQLSNFRNGQIIPIATQQTQLTDVIITANTGNPYKALSEMDIKLRGVSNSQEVLRIVPGLFIGQHQGGGKAEQIFLRGFDNDHGTDISMSVDGIPINMVSHAHGCVCVCVCVCVCVCVCVCVCVCVCVCVCVCVCVCRAMQIVISLFPKRLKVLLTRRECIMQKREILL
- a CDS encoding HupE/UreJ family protein, encoding MLSQSKFIIVFAHIQPGELTRLLKSNVISAYLLQGYQHILPYGYDHIAFILGLFLLSPRLKAILWQATAFTIAHSITLGLAIYHIITPSPALVEPLIALSILYVAVENILSPKLRLSRIGIVFLFGLIHGLGFAGSLSQLGLSHEHYFSCLIMFNLGVELGQITVILTCYFLLARWFADKPYYRKYIAIPLSALIGVIACIWLVQRI
- a CDS encoding lysophospholipid acyltransferase family protein; its protein translation is MNWFKNLAGRIYALYVLMIFTIFMLIFLLPMWLLSFYSLRTRVRRFVKSGRLWCRIMMPLIGCPVRTKGRENFAPGQAYIIVCNHNSFMDIPATYAGIPGIHKSLAKKEMVKAPIFGIMYKIGSVLVDRKDPASRKHSFVEMKEVLGNGMHMLLYPEGTRNKTDQPLKEFYDGAFSLAIDTKKPILPTIIKGTKEIMPPGKTFFAWPHAVTMEFLPPVSTIGYTMQDIEELKAKVFQIMWEHYQKP